From Megalobrama amblycephala isolate DHTTF-2021 linkage group LG24, ASM1881202v1, whole genome shotgun sequence, the proteins below share one genomic window:
- the nsfl1c gene encoding NSFL1 cofactor p47 isoform X1, translated as MTSDAHFGHYDEIPESKECARVCDVVPEACSQASKFMVVKQQGFPHASTGRTYCSTQLLMSLSRNPICSQNTVRTTRTIKGIFQRNKAFVSPVPCRIFSERDTSKMAEREEAVRGFVAVTDVDEERARFFLESAGWDLQLALANFFEDGGDDDIATLPQPETGSVTRSTGPSEHRVTSFRDLMHEDEDDSGEEEGQRFFAGGSERSGQQIVGPPKKKSPNELVEDLFKGAKEHGAVPVDKAGKGLGESSKSKPFIGGGYRLGAAPEEESTYVSGARRQSSGSQDVHVVLKLWKSGFSLDDGELRNYSDPANALFLESIRRGEIPLELRQRFRGGQVNLDMEDHRDEDFSKPKPAFKAFTGEGMKLGSATPELVSLQSNPQDQASSEAEASASISVDSSQPVTSIQIRLADGGRLVQKFNHTHRVSDVRQFVASARPALAATEFVLMTTFPNKELTDESQTLKEANLLNAVIVQRLK; from the exons ATGACCTCTGATGCACATTTTGGCCATTATGATGAAATACCTGAGTCAAAAGAGTGCGCAAGAGTGTGTGATGTGGTTCCTGAAGCATGTAGTCAGGCTTCAAAATTTATGGTTGTCAAGCaacaagg GTTCCCACACGCCTCAACTGGAAGGACATACTGCTCCACACAACTGTTGATGTCACTGTCCAGAAATCCCATCTGTAGCCAGAACACTGTTAGAACTACAAGAACcattaaaggaatattccag CGGAACAAAGCTTTCGTTTCCCCCGTTCCCTGTCGGATCTTTTCTGAGCGTGACACATCAAAAATGGCGGAGCGGGAAGAAGCAGTGAGGGGATTCGTTGCTGTTACTGATGTTGATGAAGAGAGGGCCCGTTTCTTCCTCGAGTCAGCCGGCTGGGACCTACAG CTTGCTCTAGCTAATTTCTTTGAAGATGGAGGAGATGATGATATTGCCACCCTCCCTCAGCCAGAGACTGGCTCTGTCACTCGATCCACAGGGCCAAG TGAACACAGAGTGACGTCCTTTAGAGATCTTATGCATGAGGATGAAGATGACAGTGGTGAGGAGGAAGGCCAGAG GTTCTTTGCCGGGGGCTCAGAACGCAGTGGGCAGCAGATTGTTGGCCCTCCCAAAAAGAAGAGCCCAAATGAGCTGGTTGAGGACTTGTTTAAAGGAGCGAAGGAACATGGGGCGGTTCCTGTCGACAAAGCAGGCAAAGGACTAGGAGAATCCAGCAAGTCCAAG CCGTTTATAGGTGGTGGTTATCGATTGGGTGCGGCACCAGAAGAGGAATCAACTTATGTGTCAGGAGCTCGGAGACAGTCCAGCGGTTCACAAGAT GTGCATGTGGTGCtgaagctctggaaaagtggctTTAGTCTTGATGATGGAGAGCTTAGGAACTACAGTGATCCTGCGAACGCTCTCTTCTTGGAGTCTATCCGCAGAGG GGAGATTCCTCTGGAACTGAGACAGCGTTTCCGAGGTGGTCAGGTAAACCTAGACATGGAGGACCATCGGGATGAAGACTTTTCCAAACCAAAGCCTGCTTTCAAGGCATTTACCGGAGAAGGAATGAAACTCGGCAG CGCCACTCCAGAGTTGGTGTCGCTCCAGAGCAACCCACAGGACCAGGCTAGCAGTGAAGCTGAGGCTAGTGCTTCCATCAGTGTGGACAGCTCTCAACCTGTCACCAGCATCCAGATCAGACTGGCCGATGGAGGCCGGCTGGTGCAGAAATTCAACCACACCCATAG GGTGTCTGACGTGCGTCAGTTTGTGGCGAGCGCTCGCCCAGCTTTAGCCGCCACTGAGTTTGTTCTCATGACGACCTTCCCCAACAAGGAGCTGACGGACGAGAGCCAGACGCTGAAGGAAGCCAACCTGCTGAATGCCGTCATTGTGCAGCGGCTAAAGTAA
- the nsfl1c gene encoding NSFL1 cofactor p47 isoform X2 — protein sequence MRRNKAFVSPVPCRIFSERDTSKMAEREEAVRGFVAVTDVDEERARFFLESAGWDLQLALANFFEDGGDDDIATLPQPETGSVTRSTGPSEHRVTSFRDLMHEDEDDSGEEEGQRFFAGGSERSGQQIVGPPKKKSPNELVEDLFKGAKEHGAVPVDKAGKGLGESSKSKPFIGGGYRLGAAPEEESTYVSGARRQSSGSQDVHVVLKLWKSGFSLDDGELRNYSDPANALFLESIRRGEIPLELRQRFRGGQVNLDMEDHRDEDFSKPKPAFKAFTGEGMKLGSATPELVSLQSNPQDQASSEAEASASISVDSSQPVTSIQIRLADGGRLVQKFNHTHRVSDVRQFVASARPALAATEFVLMTTFPNKELTDESQTLKEANLLNAVIVQRLK from the exons atgagg CGGAACAAAGCTTTCGTTTCCCCCGTTCCCTGTCGGATCTTTTCTGAGCGTGACACATCAAAAATGGCGGAGCGGGAAGAAGCAGTGAGGGGATTCGTTGCTGTTACTGATGTTGATGAAGAGAGGGCCCGTTTCTTCCTCGAGTCAGCCGGCTGGGACCTACAG CTTGCTCTAGCTAATTTCTTTGAAGATGGAGGAGATGATGATATTGCCACCCTCCCTCAGCCAGAGACTGGCTCTGTCACTCGATCCACAGGGCCAAG TGAACACAGAGTGACGTCCTTTAGAGATCTTATGCATGAGGATGAAGATGACAGTGGTGAGGAGGAAGGCCAGAG GTTCTTTGCCGGGGGCTCAGAACGCAGTGGGCAGCAGATTGTTGGCCCTCCCAAAAAGAAGAGCCCAAATGAGCTGGTTGAGGACTTGTTTAAAGGAGCGAAGGAACATGGGGCGGTTCCTGTCGACAAAGCAGGCAAAGGACTAGGAGAATCCAGCAAGTCCAAG CCGTTTATAGGTGGTGGTTATCGATTGGGTGCGGCACCAGAAGAGGAATCAACTTATGTGTCAGGAGCTCGGAGACAGTCCAGCGGTTCACAAGAT GTGCATGTGGTGCtgaagctctggaaaagtggctTTAGTCTTGATGATGGAGAGCTTAGGAACTACAGTGATCCTGCGAACGCTCTCTTCTTGGAGTCTATCCGCAGAGG GGAGATTCCTCTGGAACTGAGACAGCGTTTCCGAGGTGGTCAGGTAAACCTAGACATGGAGGACCATCGGGATGAAGACTTTTCCAAACCAAAGCCTGCTTTCAAGGCATTTACCGGAGAAGGAATGAAACTCGGCAG CGCCACTCCAGAGTTGGTGTCGCTCCAGAGCAACCCACAGGACCAGGCTAGCAGTGAAGCTGAGGCTAGTGCTTCCATCAGTGTGGACAGCTCTCAACCTGTCACCAGCATCCAGATCAGACTGGCCGATGGAGGCCGGCTGGTGCAGAAATTCAACCACACCCATAG GGTGTCTGACGTGCGTCAGTTTGTGGCGAGCGCTCGCCCAGCTTTAGCCGCCACTGAGTTTGTTCTCATGACGACCTTCCCCAACAAGGAGCTGACGGACGAGAGCCAGACGCTGAAGGAAGCCAACCTGCTGAATGCCGTCATTGTGCAGCGGCTAAAGTAA